The following are from one region of the Planctomycetaceae bacterium genome:
- a CDS encoding metal ABC transporter permease → MMSALNDWTFALDGWIVITGALCAVAAALLGNFLVLRKLSMLGDAITHAVLPGLAVAFFISGTRNSVPMFAGAVVVGLLTAVFTEWVRGIGRVDEGASMGVVFTSLFALGLVMIVQAADHVDLDPGCVLYGSLESIPLDLLGDEDRRIPQPTLTLAVVASINLLFVVVFFKELKITSFDPGLATSTGFHAGLMHYALMVLVAVTAVASFETVGSILVVAMLIVPPAAAYMLTDRLTTMIVLSVILAALSALLGHAAALIVPSWFGFGSTTTAGMMAVVAGLLFLLAAVLGPRHGILVKFVRRQVLALRILADDVVALLYRLEEKAETSAASLTSLQDLLLADQMSLRTVLKWLRIRDELDVTDSGYVLTEHGRARARGLVRSHRLWEQYLVSLAGIPTDRIHDKAERLEHFTDQELRDRLDEATEAPTIDPHGSEIPAEK, encoded by the coding sequence ATGATGTCCGCTCTGAACGACTGGACGTTCGCGCTGGATGGCTGGATCGTCATTACGGGAGCCCTTTGCGCGGTCGCCGCGGCGCTGCTGGGAAACTTTCTGGTGCTTAGAAAGCTCAGCATGCTCGGTGACGCAATCACTCATGCGGTCCTGCCGGGCCTGGCGGTTGCCTTCTTCATCAGCGGAACTCGCAACAGCGTGCCAATGTTCGCGGGAGCCGTCGTCGTCGGGCTGCTGACGGCAGTGTTTACCGAATGGGTTCGGGGAATCGGCCGCGTCGACGAAGGCGCTTCGATGGGAGTCGTGTTCACGTCGCTGTTCGCACTCGGCCTGGTGATGATTGTGCAGGCGGCCGATCACGTCGACCTGGATCCCGGCTGCGTCCTGTACGGGTCACTGGAATCCATTCCGCTGGACCTGCTGGGTGACGAGGATCGCAGAATTCCGCAGCCGACGCTGACTCTGGCAGTTGTCGCATCCATCAACCTGCTGTTTGTGGTTGTGTTCTTTAAGGAGCTGAAGATCACGTCCTTCGATCCGGGTCTGGCGACGTCAACCGGTTTCCACGCCGGATTGATGCACTACGCGCTGATGGTGCTGGTTGCCGTGACGGCGGTGGCGAGCTTTGAAACGGTCGGCAGCATTCTTGTTGTGGCGATGCTGATCGTGCCGCCGGCTGCCGCGTACATGCTGACCGATCGGCTGACGACGATGATTGTGCTCAGCGTCATTCTGGCCGCGCTGTCGGCTCTGCTGGGACACGCTGCGGCGCTGATTGTGCCGTCGTGGTTTGGTTTCGGCAGCACGACAACCGCCGGCATGATGGCGGTCGTGGCGGGGCTGCTGTTTCTGCTGGCGGCGGTGCTGGGACCGCGTCACGGGATCCTGGTGAAATTTGTCAGACGCCAGGTGCTGGCACTGCGGATTCTGGCCGATGATGTCGTCGCGCTGCTGTATCGCCTGGAAGAGAAAGCGGAAACGTCGGCGGCATCGCTGACAAGTCTGCAGGATCTGCTGCTGGCGGATCAGATGTCGCTGCGAACGGTCCTGAAGTGGCTGCGCATACGCGACGAACTTGATGTCACCGATTCCGGCTACGTGCTGACAGAACACGGACGCGCACGAGCCCGCGGACTGGTGAGATCTCATCGGCTGTGGGAACAGTACCTGGTGTCTCTGGCGGGAATTCCGACTGACCGGATCCACGACAAGGCCGAGCGACTGGAACACTTCACCGATCAGGAACTTCGCGACCGGCTGGACGAAGCAACGGAAGCTCCAACAATCGACCCGCACGGTTCCGAGATTCCTGCGGAAAAATAG
- a CDS encoding iron chelate uptake ABC transporter family permease subunit, with product MSASRNVAPHAKTFVAEVSTKGRDEAGKRQQRWKHPGATSILPSVHYPVIPAQAGTQPARHWVPACAGMTGRLIFACRRVVLFLIWGMACASTAFAAPPTHPSGHESLSDRALAWPSVEQWRRVLLLEDYNSRVVILGTTLLGCAAGVVGSFTLLRKRALMGDAISHATLPGIALAFIVATAAGANGKALPVLLSGATVSGLVGVAAILMIRRLTRLKEDAALGIVLSVSYGAGVSLLGVIQNMSTGHAAGLESFIYGKTASMGLKDAWMIALAAAVCLVVCLLLFKELKLLCFDEGFAGSDGYPTVLLDIALMTLVVIVSIVGLQAVGLILMVALLVIPAAAARFWTESMLRMTVISAVLGAAGGMLGAAMSALFSNLPSGAMIVLVCAAFFVVSMMFGSARGALTRWLRRRRLNRRVQRQHLLRAMFELLEAGSAGVTSGMPVPAGAAGPDGSAGALLSQWLELRTVAVADLLQERSWSIGRLRHEIRSAEDDGLVSTSDAQHVRLTTQGFREAARLTRQHRLWELYLITYAEVAAARVDRDADAIEHVLEPEIVARLEALLEKREVVRQVPASPHELAEPRAAGGAG from the coding sequence GTGAGTGCCTCGCGTAACGTTGCTCCGCATGCAAAAACTTTCGTAGCGGAGGTTTCAACGAAGGGTCGTGATGAGGCCGGCAAACGCCAGCAGCGATGGAAGCATCCCGGCGCTACGTCAATTCTGCCGAGTGTCCACTATCCCGTCATTCCCGCGCAGGCGGGAACCCAGCCAGCGCGTCACTGGGTTCCCGCCTGCGCGGGAATGACGGGACGTCTGATCTTCGCATGTCGGCGGGTGGTGCTGTTCCTGATATGGGGGATGGCTTGCGCGAGCACCGCGTTCGCCGCACCTCCGACACACCCATCCGGCCATGAATCCCTCAGCGACCGGGCGCTCGCATGGCCGTCCGTCGAACAGTGGCGGCGAGTCCTCCTGCTGGAGGACTACAACTCGCGAGTCGTCATCCTCGGCACGACGCTGCTCGGCTGCGCAGCCGGAGTCGTCGGCAGTTTCACGCTGCTTCGCAAACGGGCTCTGATGGGAGATGCGATCAGTCACGCCACTCTGCCGGGGATCGCTTTGGCGTTCATCGTCGCCACAGCCGCCGGTGCCAACGGGAAAGCGCTGCCCGTGCTGCTTTCAGGAGCCACCGTCAGCGGGCTGGTTGGTGTCGCCGCGATTCTGATGATCCGCCGGCTGACGCGGCTGAAGGAAGACGCGGCGCTTGGAATCGTGCTGAGCGTGTCTTACGGAGCCGGTGTCTCGCTGCTGGGCGTGATCCAAAACATGTCGACCGGTCACGCCGCCGGTCTGGAATCTTTCATTTACGGCAAGACCGCTTCGATGGGCCTGAAGGATGCCTGGATGATCGCACTGGCCGCCGCCGTGTGTCTTGTCGTTTGCCTGCTGCTGTTCAAGGAACTGAAGCTGTTGTGCTTCGACGAAGGCTTTGCGGGTTCCGACGGATATCCGACAGTGCTCCTGGACATTGCACTGATGACGCTGGTGGTCATCGTGTCAATCGTCGGACTGCAGGCGGTGGGTTTGATTCTGATGGTCGCGCTGCTGGTCATTCCGGCGGCCGCGGCCAGATTCTGGACGGAGTCGATGCTGCGCATGACGGTAATTTCCGCCGTGCTGGGAGCCGCGGGCGGAATGCTGGGGGCGGCGATGAGTGCTCTGTTTTCAAACCTGCCCTCCGGAGCAATGATCGTACTGGTGTGTGCGGCGTTCTTTGTCGTCAGCATGATGTTCGGTTCCGCGCGAGGCGCGCTGACTCGCTGGCTGCGTCGTCGCCGGCTGAATCGCAGAGTCCAGCGTCAGCATCTGCTGCGAGCGATGTTTGAACTGCTGGAGGCGGGCAGCGCCGGTGTTACTTCCGGCATGCCTGTTCCGGCGGGGGCTGCCGGTCCGGACGGCTCGGCGGGAGCGTTACTTTCGCAATGGCTTGAACTGCGGACGGTTGCCGTCGCCGATTTGCTGCAGGAACGAAGCTGGTCAATTGGAAGACTGCGACACGAAATACGAAGCGCCGAGGATGACGGCCTGGTCAGCACATCGGACGCACAACATGTCCGGCTGACGACGCAGGGTTTCCGTGAAGCGGCCCGGCTGACTCGACAGCACCGCCTGTGGGAGCTGTATCTGATCACGTATGCCGAAGTTGCCGCCGCGCGAGTCGACAGGGACGCGGACGCGATCGAACATGTTCTGGAACCGGAAATCGTCGCTCGGCTGGAAGCGCTGCTGGAGAAGCGCGAGGTGGTCAGGCAGGTTCCCGCAAGTCCGCACGAACTGGCGGAACCGCGCGCGGCGGGAGGTGCGGGATGA
- a CDS encoding ABC transporter ATP-binding protein: MSSVVHDSGVASSAAPSPDIPLSVYDLTVAYHRKPVIWDVEFDVPPGTLVGVVGPNGAGKSTLLKAVMDLTPKASGRVRVFGDTYRHNRRRVGYVPQRESVDWDFPVNALDVVTMGLYSRIGWCLPVRRRHRKAAMDALERVGIADLAHRQISQLSGGQQQRTFLARALVQNADLYLMDEPFAAVDASTERAIIQILREMKADGKTAVVIHHDLQTVPDYFDHVVLLNMRVVAHGPVEEVFTSENLQKTYGGRLTLLDEVSDAMRRRERSL; this comes from the coding sequence GTGTCCAGTGTCGTTCACGATTCGGGCGTTGCATCAAGTGCCGCACCGTCCCCCGACATTCCGCTGTCGGTTTACGACCTGACGGTTGCGTATCATCGCAAGCCGGTCATCTGGGATGTGGAATTCGACGTGCCGCCGGGGACGCTGGTCGGCGTCGTCGGGCCGAATGGAGCAGGGAAGAGCACGCTGCTGAAAGCCGTCATGGATCTGACTCCGAAGGCTTCCGGCCGCGTCCGGGTGTTTGGCGACACGTACCGGCACAATCGCCGGCGAGTCGGCTACGTGCCACAGCGCGAAAGCGTCGACTGGGACTTTCCGGTGAACGCACTCGACGTCGTCACGATGGGACTTTACAGCCGCATCGGCTGGTGTCTTCCGGTTCGCCGCAGGCATCGCAAGGCCGCGATGGATGCGTTGGAACGCGTCGGAATTGCGGACCTCGCACACCGGCAGATCAGCCAGTTATCCGGAGGCCAGCAGCAGCGCACATTTCTGGCGCGGGCGCTGGTACAGAACGCGGATCTGTACCTGATGGACGAACCGTTCGCTGCCGTCGATGCGTCGACGGAACGAGCCATCATCCAGATTCTTCGCGAGATGAAGGCGGACGGAAAAACGGCGGTCGTGATTCATCACGACCTGCAGACCGTGCCCGATTACTTCGACCACGTCGTGCTGCTGAACATGCGCGTGGTCGCTCACGGACCGGTGGAAGAAGTGTTCACGTCGGAGAATCTTCAGAAGACCTACGGCGGTCGTCTGACGCTGCTGGACGAAGTTTCGGATGCGATGCGCAGACGGGAGCGGTCGCTGTGA
- a CDS encoding zinc ABC transporter substrate-binding protein, whose amino-acid sequence MILRLFQYVVAIVLAGVLAGCGGSAGTSGTGSDKAASGHNPVKVVATVGMVADIVRQVGGKHISVTQICGSGVDPHLYKVTRDDVKTIMGGDIVFYSGLMLEGKMTDTLVKVARSKPVIAVTEGIPETSLLEPEDFAGHYDPHVWMDVSAWSECVAVVADSLAKFDPNHAEAFRSSAAEYRQQLSKLHEYGGKAIATIPDGSRVLITSHDAFNYFGRAYGLEVLGVQGLSTESEAGLQHINELVDLLVERDIAAVFVESSVPRKNIDALAEGARSRGHDVKIGGELYSDAMGSEGTYEGTYIGMLDHNITLVARMLGGEAPAEGFQGKLKPD is encoded by the coding sequence GTGATTCTCAGACTGTTTCAATACGTGGTTGCGATCGTGCTGGCCGGTGTTCTGGCCGGGTGCGGCGGTTCGGCAGGTACGAGCGGCACCGGGAGCGACAAAGCGGCGTCGGGCCATAATCCCGTCAAAGTCGTCGCCACGGTCGGCATGGTTGCGGACATCGTGCGGCAGGTCGGCGGAAAACACATCAGCGTCACGCAGATCTGCGGTTCCGGCGTCGATCCGCACTTGTATAAGGTCACTCGCGACGATGTCAAAACAATCATGGGCGGAGACATCGTCTTCTATTCCGGTCTGATGCTGGAAGGCAAGATGACCGACACGCTGGTCAAAGTTGCTCGGTCGAAGCCCGTCATCGCAGTGACGGAAGGGATTCCTGAGACGTCGCTGCTGGAACCGGAAGATTTCGCCGGACACTATGACCCGCACGTCTGGATGGATGTCAGTGCCTGGTCGGAATGCGTCGCCGTGGTCGCGGACTCACTGGCAAAGTTCGACCCGAACCACGCCGAAGCGTTCCGATCCAGCGCGGCCGAGTATCGACAGCAGTTGTCGAAGCTTCACGAGTATGGCGGCAAAGCGATTGCGACGATCCCTGACGGCAGCCGCGTCCTGATTACATCTCACGACGCCTTCAACTATTTCGGGCGAGCCTATGGGCTGGAAGTGCTTGGAGTGCAGGGCCTGTCGACGGAATCGGAGGCCGGCCTGCAGCACATCAACGAACTGGTAGACCTGCTGGTTGAACGCGATATCGCAGCCGTGTTTGTGGAAAGCAGCGTGCCGCGCAAGAACATCGACGCACTGGCTGAAGGAGCCCGCTCAAGGGGCCATGACGTGAAAATTGGCGGCGAACTGTATTCCGATGCCATGGGAAGCGAAGGCACCTACGAAGGAACATACATCGGAATGCTGGACCACAACATCACGCTCGTCGCCCGGATGCTGGGCGGGGAAGCTCCGGCGGAAGGGTTTCAGGGAAAGCTCAAGCCGGATTAA